The following coding sequences lie in one Stegostoma tigrinum isolate sSteTig4 chromosome 31, sSteTig4.hap1, whole genome shotgun sequence genomic window:
- the LOC125466289 gene encoding protein HEXIM1, translating to MMSEESGDLLGERSQAEGGRAPPSPSVARAGRDGRGRAPPKPSDAAEAKASAPGGGVGGGAGGGALAGGKKRHRRRPSKKKRRWKPYFKLSWEEKKKLDERESVRAAKTRAEMFAKGFTVAPYNTTQFLMEEHNQEEPDLNPGGGAGAGGAAGGGGPPRRAAKSDETSEEDELLLLDEEEQQDSGSDGMGGDGGGEFLQRDFSETYEKYHAESLQNMTKQELIREYLELEKCLSRLEDENNRLRGRLDGSKAAVIARGGELEDSNKLKELEREMERLRAENLQLLKENELYKREQKLSESTD from the coding sequence ATGATGTCGGAAGAATCGGGAGACTTGTTGGGGGAGCGGAGTCAGGCGGAGGGCGGGCGGGCGCCTCCGTCTCCGAGCGTCGCCCGGGCTGGTCGGGACGGCAGAGGGCGAGCGCCGCCGAAGCCGAGCGACGCCGCCGAGGCTAAGGCGTCCGCGCCGGGAGGCGGGGTCGGAGGCGGAGCGGGAGGAGGCGCTCTCGCCGGAGGCAAGAAGAGGCACCGGCGTCGCCCGTCCAAGAAGAAGCGGCGCTGGAAGCCGTACTTCAAGCTGTCGTGGGAGGAGAAGAAGAAGCTGGACGAGAGGGAGAGCGTGCGGGCGGCCAAGACCCGCGCCGAGATGTTCGCCAAGGGCTTCACGGTGGCCCCTTACAACACCACCCAGTTCCTGATGGAGGAACACAACCAGGAGGAGCCCGACCTGAACCCGGggggaggtgctggtgctggtggtgCTGCTGGAGGAGGGGGACCCCCCCGGCGGGCCGCCAAGTCTGACGAGACCAGCGAGGAGGACGAGCTGCTGCTGCTGGACGAGGAGGAGCAGCAGGACAGCGGCAGCGACGGCATGGGGGGCGACGGCGGCGGCGAGTTCCTGCAGAGGGACTTCTCCGAGACCTACGAGAAGTACCACGCCGAGAGCCTGCAGAACATGACCAAGCAGGAGCTGATCCGCGAGTACCTGGAGCTGGAGAAGTGCCTGTCCCGCCTGGAGGATGAGAACAACCGGCTGAGGGGCCGCCTGGACGGCAGCAAGGCGGCGGTGATCGCCCGGGGAGGGGAGCTGGAGGACAgcaacaaactgaaagaactggaaCGGGAGATGGAGCGGCTGAGGGCCGAAAACCTCCAGCTCCTGAAAGAGAATGAACTGTACAAACGGGAGCAGAAACTGTCAGAAAGTACTGATTGA